One Echeneis naucrates chromosome 1, fEcheNa1.1, whole genome shotgun sequence DNA segment encodes these proteins:
- the LOC115061695 gene encoding proline-, glutamic acid- and leucine-rich protein 1-like, which translates to MKTVLLVLVLAVLVPGLAEGRIISRCELKEKLSAAITLPKRFQQIREQILSIVTCEIDRLSHLNTSLVRVEGQRQYTTVRPTTEQTTKVMTTKAKHIRKTNTKAKTAKVKTAKPVTAPPVTAKAKTAKPVTAPPVTAKVKTAPPVTAQPSPITTLPLPSDVTTPPPTQERTLSRQKREAGALSNDDSNWNKAIKTLDRLLNSEGKGFDEEELMEDDNHTTGDEEDGEDETTDEVEEVTEDTNEMVEEEEENSMDEQDEVTLEEEDEEEVEDEEEEEEGSDVDHPEEDSMDEQEEVTSSPKEVEEEEEEEEGSDVDDPEEDSMDEQEEVTSSPKETVEEEDEEEEEEEEMEELEDEEEELEEEEVEEMEEVEDEEEELEEEEAIQQFWSLGFYGLFQLSDSHFCASGYRWSRNKCGRNCSAFTDDDITDDIDCLVKTEYWWLLLRNASDKCYAAKDFLSECQ; encoded by the exons CAAATCCTGTCTATAG TTACCTGTGAAATCGACAGGTTGTCTCACCTGAACACCAGCCTGGTCCGGGTGGAGGGCCAACGGCAGTACACGACAGTCAGGCCGACAACCGAGCAGACCACTAAAGTTATGACCACCAAAGCAAAGCACATCAGAAAGACGAATACCAAGGCAAAGACCGCCAAGGTGAAGACCGCCAAACCTGTAACCGCCCCACCTGTAACCGCCAAGGCGAAGACCGCCAAACCTGTAACCGCCCCACCTGTAACCGCCAAGGTGAAGACCGCCCCACCTGTAACCGCCCAACCTAGCCCAATTACAACACTTCCTCTGCCCTCGGATGTCACAACCCCTCCACCAACCCAGGAAAGGACCCTCAGCAGACAAAAACGGGAGGCAGGCGCCCTCAGCAACGATGACTCCAACTGGAACAAGGCGATCAAAACTCTGGACCGCCTGCTGAATTCGGAGGGAAAAGGCTTTgatgaggaggagctgatggaggacgACAACCACACGACCGGTGATGAGGAGGACGGAGAAGACGAGACAAcagatgaggtggaggaggtgacaGAGGACACCAACGAGAtggttgaggaggaggaggaaaacagtATGGACGAGCAGGATGAGGTGAcattggaggaggaggacgaggaggaggtggaggacgaggaggaggaggaggaagggagtgATGTGGACCATCCAGAGGAAGACAGTATGGACGAGCAGGAGGAGGTGACATCGAGCccaaaggaggtggaggag gaggaggaggaggaggaaggcagtGATGTGGACGATCCAGAGGAAGACAGTATGGACGAGCAGGAGGAGGTGACATCGAGCCCAAAGGAGACAGtcgaggaggaggacgaggaggaggaggaggaggaggagatggaggagctggaggacgaggaggaggagctggaggaggaggaggtggaggagatggaggaggtggaggacgaggaggaggagctggaggaggaggaagcgaTCCAGCAGTTCTGGTCTCTCGGCTTTTATGGGCTCTTCCAGCTGTCAGACAGCCACTTCTGTGCCTCCGGTTATCGCTGGTCCAGGAACAAGTGCGGCAGAAACTGCTCTG CCTTCACTGATGACGACATCACGGATGACATCGATTGTTTGGTGAAGACTGAGTACTGGTG GCTGTTGCTGAGAAACGCCTCTGACAAGTGTTATGCTGCCAAGGACTTCCTGAGTGAATGTCAATAA
- the smim28 gene encoding small integral membrane protein 28, which translates to MRGLLESSWMRFGPAGRGSYDWVTGSPSTQDQQQGQHWDELDRGEDRKSELVVSVVLPVVSVLLLGLLVALLYRRWSGSKLSLADIIALDLQDTESSAEFLSSLTRNAERHTSTSSDGSDGVFVMVYLPPPYEDTLTKITRAASLSSSIKTEDLEAQLCPELKAGGQYV; encoded by the exons ATGCGGGGGCTTCTGGAGAGCAGCTGGATGAGGTTTGGACCGGCGGGACGGGGGTCGTACGACTGGGTGACAGGGTCCCCTTCGACACAGGACCAGCAG CAGGGCCAGCACTGGGACGAGCTGGACCGGGGAgaggacaggaagtcagagcTGGTGGTTTCCGTGGTCCTCCCGGTGGTCTCCGTCCTGCTGCTGGGCCTCCTGGTTGCTCTGCTTTACCGCCGGTGGTCCGGCAGTAAGCTGAGCCTGGCGGACATCATCGCCCTGGACCTCCAGGACACGGAGAGCAGCGCCGAGTTCCTGTCCTCCCTGACCAGGAACGCAGAGCGCCACACCAGCACCAGCTCCGACGGCTCGGACGGAGTCTTTGTCATGGTCTACCTGCCCCCGCCCTACGAAGACACCCTCACCAAGATCACCCGGGCTGCCAGCCTCTCCAGCTCCATAAAGACCGAAGACCTGGAGGCCCAGCTGTGTCCGGAGCTGAAGGCCGGCGGCCAGTATGTGTGA
- the LOC115036253 gene encoding uncharacterized protein LOC115036253 isoform X2, translating into MRPHGVFTVLVLVLQLWAVSAVTVPPPTNLKLTCENVKATVSWDYEPDQPETSFIVHITSSAGNYTTETSEHHYDLTPFVWKSVEHFTGGHSVNVTAVRGGRKSRPAKSKTFSFVFGRSVGLQCNLSFPPVDVTKRGATNEVSFQNPLHFYKELQRAAEKNTNVVFEYNVSEDFSECRAGDPICRSESTEECVTLEGRLIDRTEVHYVMFNRTEQICLSASRDMQTVTLVILLCVFFIVVTLISVLICQTRAWILFEKHEPPPVLTLDGNTQVLHFMPQKEETNQLSIEDTIPLVAQNDRAELDHCGAERTLRSGAGPGPLQSGARAGPGPERSGARAGPGPLQSGARAGPERSRAGPGLHRWTKLGGSKRGFSRG; encoded by the exons ATGAGGCCACACGGTGTGTTCacggttctggttctggttctccAGCTTTGGGCAGTTTCTGCTGTGACTG TTCCTCCACCAACAAACCTGAAGTTGACCTGTGAAAACGTGAAAGCCACAGTCAGCTGGGATTATGAGCCCGACCAACCAGAGACCAGCTTCATCGTCCACATCACGTCGTCTGCGGG GAATTACACGACAGAAACCAGCGAGCATCATTATGATCTGACTCCCTTCGTCTGGAAATCAGTGGAACATTTCACAGGAGGCCATTCCGTCAACGTAACCGCCGTCCGGGGGGGCCGGAAGTCCCGACCGGCCAAATCTAAAACGTTCAGCTTCGTCTTCGGCCGGTCGGTCGGCCTGCAGT GCAACTTAAGTTTCCCGCCTGTGGATGTGACCAAACGAGGGGCGACCAACGAGGTCAGCTTCCAGAATCCGCTCCACTTCTACAAAGAGCTGCAGCGGGCGGCAGAGAAAAACACCAACGTCGTCTTCGAGTACAACGTTTCTGAGGATTTCAGC GAATGCCGAGCCGGAGATCCGATCTGCAGGTCCGAGTCCACGGAGGAATGCGTCACACTGGAAGGACGCCTGATCGACAGGACCGAGGTCCACTACGTGATGTTCAACAGGACGGAGCAGATCTGCCTCAGCGCCTCCAGGG ATATGCAAACAGTGACTCTTGTCATCCTGCTGTGCGTCTTCTTCATTGTCGTCACTTTGATATCAGTTTTGATCTGTCAGACTCGGGCCTGGATTTTATTTGAGAAACATGAACCACCACCTGTTCTG ACTTTGGATGGTAACACTCAGGTGTTACATTTCATGCCTCAGAAAGAAGAAACCAACCAGCTTAGCATCGAAGACACGATCCCCTTAGTCGCCCAGAATGACAGAGCGGAGCTGGACCACTGCGGAGCGGAGCGGACACTGCGGAGCGGAGCCGGACCAGGACCACTGCAGAGCGGAGCCAGAgccggaccaggaccagagaggAGCGGAGCCAGAGCCGGACCAGGACCACTGCAGAGCGGAGCCAGAGCCGgaccagagag gagcagagccGGACCAGGGCTACACAGATGGACTAAACTTGGAGGGAGTAAAAGGGGATTTtccagaggatga
- the LOC115036253 gene encoding uncharacterized protein LOC115036253 isoform X1 has product MRPHGVFTVLVLVLQLWAVSAVTVPPPTNLKLTCENVKATVSWDYEPDQPETSFIVHITSSAGNYTTETSEHHYDLTPFVWKSVEHFTGGHSVNVTAVRGGRKSRPAKSKTFSFVFGRSVGLQCNLSFPPVDVTKRGATNEVSFQNPLHFYKELQRAAEKNTNVVFEYNVSEDFSECRAGDPICRSESTEECVTLEGRLIDRTEVHYVMFNRTEQICLSASRDMQTVTLVILLCVFFIVVTLISVLICQTRAWILFEKHEPPPVLTLDGNTQVLHFMPQKEETNQLSIEDTIPLVAQNDRAELDHCGAERTLRSGAGPGPLQSGARAGPGPERSGARAGPGPLQSGARAGPERSRAGAGPERSRTGPERSRAGPGLHRWTKLGGSKRGFSRG; this is encoded by the exons ATGAGGCCACACGGTGTGTTCacggttctggttctggttctccAGCTTTGGGCAGTTTCTGCTGTGACTG TTCCTCCACCAACAAACCTGAAGTTGACCTGTGAAAACGTGAAAGCCACAGTCAGCTGGGATTATGAGCCCGACCAACCAGAGACCAGCTTCATCGTCCACATCACGTCGTCTGCGGG GAATTACACGACAGAAACCAGCGAGCATCATTATGATCTGACTCCCTTCGTCTGGAAATCAGTGGAACATTTCACAGGAGGCCATTCCGTCAACGTAACCGCCGTCCGGGGGGGCCGGAAGTCCCGACCGGCCAAATCTAAAACGTTCAGCTTCGTCTTCGGCCGGTCGGTCGGCCTGCAGT GCAACTTAAGTTTCCCGCCTGTGGATGTGACCAAACGAGGGGCGACCAACGAGGTCAGCTTCCAGAATCCGCTCCACTTCTACAAAGAGCTGCAGCGGGCGGCAGAGAAAAACACCAACGTCGTCTTCGAGTACAACGTTTCTGAGGATTTCAGC GAATGCCGAGCCGGAGATCCGATCTGCAGGTCCGAGTCCACGGAGGAATGCGTCACACTGGAAGGACGCCTGATCGACAGGACCGAGGTCCACTACGTGATGTTCAACAGGACGGAGCAGATCTGCCTCAGCGCCTCCAGGG ATATGCAAACAGTGACTCTTGTCATCCTGCTGTGCGTCTTCTTCATTGTCGTCACTTTGATATCAGTTTTGATCTGTCAGACTCGGGCCTGGATTTTATTTGAGAAACATGAACCACCACCTGTTCTG ACTTTGGATGGTAACACTCAGGTGTTACATTTCATGCCTCAGAAAGAAGAAACCAACCAGCTTAGCATCGAAGACACGATCCCCTTAGTCGCCCAGAATGACAGAGCGGAGCTGGACCACTGCGGAGCGGAGCGGACACTGCGGAGCGGAGCCGGACCAGGACCACTGCAGAGCGGAGCCAGAgccggaccaggaccagagaggAGCGGAGCCAGAGCCGGACCAGGACCACTGCAGAGCGGAGCCAGAGCCGgaccagagaggagcagagccGGAGCCGGACCAGAGAGGAGCAGAACCGgaccagagaggagcagagccGGACCAGGGCTACACAGATGGACTAAACTTGGAGGGAGTAAAAGGGGATTTtccagaggatga
- the ltv1 gene encoding LOW QUALITY PROTEIN: protein LTV1 homolog (The sequence of the model RefSeq protein was modified relative to this genomic sequence to represent the inferred CDS: deleted 1 base in 1 codon) gives MPHRKKKSFIEKKKAVTFHLVHRSQRDPLAADENAPQHVFLPATKVEAEKRREEQRNFGVFFDDDYDYLQHLKEASAPTELLAAGPTHTERRPVALRNDDEEDEEEGDIPAASINLPSSVFASEFEEEVGLLNKAAPSQLMLIFLAGPRLDMDPDIVAALDEDFDYEDPDNILDDDSSSKRYSAGGAVDMERDDEDDDDEWEDTDEEGDVDSEGGLSGDEDLDGGHGRGREFFFMDEETKSRFTEYSLTSSVMRRNEQLSLLDDRFEKFYEQFDDDEIGALDNAELEGFIQPDSARLEEVLKDYFKQKEQEYLRPDDLGPKELPVVKEEEDEEEEDEMETVVIEAPEEKWDCETIISTYSNIYNRPKVIEDPPKLKPIRVSSKTGFPLDVLPARGLTAKQAERMTMINDSDLLRASTQPRSKDESTEERKARKQAVKDERKERRVEKKANKVAFKEEKQRQEKQMSNLRTNIQGLKL, from the exons ATG CCGCATCGAAAGAAGAAATCGTTCATAGAAAAGAAGAAGGCCGTGACCTTTCACCTCGTCCACAGAAGTCAGAGGGATCCGCTGGCGGCAGATGAGAATGCGCCGCAGCACGTCTTCCTGCCTGCCACCAAG GTGGAAGCAGAGAAGAGGCGCGAGGAGCAGAGGAACTTCGGTGTTTTCTTTGACGACGACTACGACTACCTGCAGCACCTGAAGGAGGCGTCAGCCCCAACTGAGCTGCTGGCAGCCGGCCCGACGCACACTGAGAGACGACCTGTTGCCCTCCGCAATGacgatgaagaagatgaagaggagggcgACATTCCT GCTGCTTCCATCAACCTGCCCTCATCAGTGTTTGCCTCAGAGTTTGAGGAGGAGGTCGGACTGCTGAACAAAGCTGCTCCATCTCAG CTGATGTTAATTTTTCTCGCAGGACCCCGTCTGGACATGGACCCTGACATTGTGGCAGCC CTCGATGAAGACTTTGATTACGAGGACCCCGACAACATCCTGGATGACGACTCATCCTCAAAGCGATACAGTGCTGGTGGAGCAGTGGACATGGA AAGGgacgatgaagatgatgatgatgagtggGAGGACACAGATGAGGAAGGCGACGTTGACTCTGAAGGAGGACTTTCGGGGGACGAGGACCTGGACGGGGGCCACGGCCGCGGCCGAGAGTTTTTCTTCATGGACGAGGAGACAAAGAGTCGATTCACGGAGTACTCGCTGACGTCGTCGGTGATGAGGAGGAACGAGCAGCTCTCTCTGCTGGACGACCGATTTGAGAAG TTCTACGAgcagtttgatgatgatgagatcGGCGCCCTGGACAACGCTGAGCTGGAGGGCTTCATCCAACCGGACAGCGCTCGCCTGGAGGAAGTTTTAAAGGACTACTTTAAGCAGAAAGAGCAGGA ATACTTGAGGCCTGATGATTTAGGCCCCAAAGAACTCCCTgtggtgaaggaggaggaagatgaggaggaggaggacgagatGGAAACGGTTGTTATTGAGGCTCCAGAAGAGAAGTGGGACTGTGAAACCATCATCA GCACCTATTCCAACATATATAACAGACCCAAAGTCATCGAAGACCCACCGAAG CTGAAGCCGATCCGCGTGTCCAGCAAGACGGGCTTCCCCCTGGACGTCCTCCCCGCCAGAGGCCTGACCGCCAAGCAGGCGGAGCGCATGACGATGATTAACGACTCGGACCTTCTCCGCGCCTCCACGCAGCCGAGGAGTAAGGATGAgagcacagaggagaggaaggcgAGGAAACAGGCCGTCAAAGACGAGCGCAAG gAAAGGAGAGTGGAGAAGAAGGCCAACAAGGTGGCATTCAAGGAAGAAAAGCAGCGACAGGAGAAGCAAATGTCGAATCTGAGAACAAACATTCAAGGCTTGAAGCTTTAG
- the LOC115041897 gene encoding excitatory amino acid transporter 3-like, translating into MAADLPENSSPSSTSCCDKMRTKCSDYFLQNTFQALSLISVAVGDVCLLGVSLGLILKVYVPMTELDHIYIGFPGEILMRMLQVVTVPLIVTSVMTSVSGLSIETSRKIAIRAAIYFVSTTFLAVIVGLILVLMIQPGVAYAVDSGEPEDDEAFSTVDALLDLVRNMFPENLIQACFRQYKTERVEIEVDEDVRNLTLEMNETEVRLMGHYVEGTNMVGIIVWSFIFGMTLNRMGEKGKILVDLLTFLNEAVKCVVTLILRCVPVGVLFMITSHVVDVHDWETTFKLGKFMLVVFLGLIIHGALTLPLIYVLFARRNPCDVIKMVSPALLTAFLISSSAATLPMTFTCCEDKLKVNKRISRFMLPIGTNINMNGTALYEVVAVIFIAELNRIDLDFSQLVTLCVTASVSSFGAAGIPATGAVTTLFVLSALGLPAKDASILVVVEWLLDRCNTVINVMGDCIGVAIVNHVSKKELDQLQEPGQEMTSVDGSAEGRSPSELQIHISSQASELDDEILYDPPEDTPTEHSDSDEEYHFSEES; encoded by the exons ATGGCGGCCGACCTGCCGGAGAACAGCAGCCCCTCCAGCACTTCGTGCTGCGACAAGATGAGGACCAAATGCTCCGACTACTTTCTGCAGAACACGTTTCAGGCTCTGAGTCTGATCAGTGTGGCTGTGGGTGA tgtttgtctccTAGGTGTTTCCCTTGGTTTGATTCTCAAGGTCTATGTCCCAATGACAGAACTGGACCACATCTACATTGGTTTTCCAGGTGAAATTCTGATGCGGATGCTTCAGGTGGTCACTGTTCCTCTCATTGTGACAAGTGTGATGACAA gtgTTTCTGGTCTAAGTATTGAAACCTCCAGGAAAATTGCCATACGAGCAGCAATATACTTTGTCTCAACCACTTTTCTGGCCGTGATTGTAG GATTGATTTTGGTCCTGATGATCCAGCCTGGAGTTGCTTATGCTGTGGACTCGGGTGAGCCAGAAGACGATGAGGCCTTCTCCACTGTCGACGCCTTGTTGGATCTTGTCAG GAACATGTTCCCAGAAAACCTGATTCAGGCTTGTTTCCGACAG TACAAGACTGAGAGGGTGGAGATTGAAGTTGACGAAGATGTGCGAAACCTGACCCTGGAAATG AATGAGACAGAGGTGCGACTGATGGGTCACTACGTGGAGGGAACCAACATGGTGGGCATCATCGTCTGGTCCTTCATTTTTGGCATGACCCTCAACAGGatgggagagaaaggaaaaatccTGGTGGACCTCCTGACGTTTCTGAATGAGGCTGTTAAATGTGTGGTCACCTTGATTCTGAG GTGTGTGCCAGTCGGCGTGCTGTTCATGATAACAAGCCACGTCGTTGATGTTCACGACTGGGAAACTACCTTCAAGCTTGGAAAGTTCATGTTGGTGGTTTTTCTTGG GCTCATAATCCATGGAGCTTTGACTTTGCCACTCATCTATGTACTGTTTGCGAGGCGTAACCCCTGTGACGTCATCAAAATGGTGTCTCCGGCCTTACTGACAGCGTTCCTCATCTCGTCCAG CGCCGCCACGCTGCCGATGACTTTCACATGTTGTGAGGACAAACTCAAAGTCAACAAACGGATCTCCCGCTTCATGCTGCCCATCGGGACCAACATCAACATGAACGGCACCGCCCTCTATGAAGTGGTTGCTGTGATTTTCATCGCTGAGCTCAACCGCATCGATCTGGACTTCAGCCAGTTAGTCACCCTGTG cgTGACAGCATCTGTGTCCAGCTTTGGAGCAGCAGGGATCCCAGCTACCGGAGCAGTGACCACCCTCTTTGTTTTGAGTGCACTTGGCTTGCCTGCGAAGGATGCGTCCATCCTGGTGGTGGTAGAGTGGCTCCT AGATCGCTGCAACACTGTCATCAACGTCATGGGAGATTGCATCGGCGTGGCCATCGTTAACCATGTGTCCAAAAAAGAACTGGATCAACTGCAGGAGCCTGGACAGGAAATGACCAG CGTGGACGGCAGCGCTGAGGGCCGAAGCCCCAGTGAGCTCCAGATCCACATCAGCAGCCAGGCGTCAGAGCTGGATGATGAAATCCTTTACGACCCGCCAGAGGACACTCCCACCGAACACTCGGACTCAGATGAAGAATATCACTTCAGCGAGGAATCTTGA